One window from the genome of Pseudomonas sp. L5B5 encodes:
- a CDS encoding FecR family protein encodes MSLPPLQLSVGERQAISGAARWYAQLRSGTASEQEQAAWREWLAADPLHREAWAQMQALGEQMSALPGGLAGSTLRGAGRSRRELMRNLVVLASAGSLGWLGWRSDSAQQLLADYRTQVGERREIRLADGSSLLLNTNTSVNVQFDGEQRKVTLLWGEMLVSTGADSLQRPFQVFTRHARVLALGTRFVLRSDEREDQVAVLEHAVQVSLGHGSAPRRVEAGQQLAFSARDFAALRPNDASVGAWRQGSIIAIDRPLGDLLADLSRYRRGVLQCDPQIAGLKVSGAFPIDDTDRALAALQSGFSLQVKRYTRYWVRVSGSHLS; translated from the coding sequence ATGAGCCTGCCACCGCTGCAATTGAGCGTCGGCGAACGCCAGGCCATCAGCGGCGCCGCTCGCTGGTATGCCCAGTTGCGCTCCGGTACGGCCAGCGAGCAGGAGCAGGCGGCGTGGCGCGAATGGCTGGCGGCCGATCCGTTGCACCGCGAGGCCTGGGCGCAGATGCAGGCACTGGGCGAGCAGATGTCGGCGCTGCCCGGTGGCCTCGCCGGTTCCACGTTGCGTGGGGCTGGGCGCTCGCGTCGTGAGTTGATGCGCAACCTGGTGGTGCTGGCTTCGGCGGGTTCCCTGGGGTGGCTGGGCTGGCGTAGCGACAGCGCCCAGCAACTGCTGGCCGACTACCGCACCCAGGTTGGCGAGCGTCGGGAAATACGCTTGGCGGACGGTAGTTCGCTGCTGCTCAATACCAATACGTCGGTCAACGTGCAGTTCGACGGCGAGCAACGCAAGGTGACGTTGCTGTGGGGCGAGATGCTGGTCAGCACCGGCGCCGACTCGTTGCAGCGGCCATTCCAGGTGTTCACCCGGCACGCCAGGGTGCTGGCCCTGGGCACGCGCTTCGTGCTGCGCAGCGACGAGCGCGAGGATCAGGTCGCGGTGCTCGAGCACGCGGTACAGGTCAGCCTCGGCCATGGCTCCGCACCACGCCGGGTCGAGGCCGGCCAGCAGTTGGCGTTCAGCGCCCGGGACTTTGCCGCGTTGCGGCCCAACGATGCTTCGGTGGGCGCCTGGCGCCAGGGCAGCATCATCGCCATCGACCGGCCCCTGGGGGACTTGCTCGCCGACCTTTCACGCTACCGGCGCGGGGTCTTGCAGTGCGATCCGCAGATCGCCGGGCTGAAGGTCTCAGGGGCCTTTCCCATCGACGACACCGATCGTGCCCTGGCGGCGCTGCAAAGCGGTTTCTCCTTGCAGGTCAAGCGTTATACCCGGTATTGGGTGCGTGTCTCCGGCAGCCATCTGAGCTGA
- a CDS encoding sigma-70 family RNA polymerase sigma factor, which translates to MPADDLTLRCAVNDLYLDHHGWLQGWLRRRLGNTCDAADLAQDTFVRVLKARNALEIREPRPYLSRIANGLLIDLFRRRSLEQAYLEALAEVPEALHPSPEEQGMLLQALMEVDRLLDGLGAKVKQAFLLSQCDGLTYEQIAVRLGVSVRSVNNYMAKAMEHCCLMQMRMQRG; encoded by the coding sequence ATGCCCGCCGACGACTTAACCCTGCGCTGCGCCGTCAACGACCTCTACCTCGATCATCATGGCTGGCTCCAGGGGTGGCTGCGCCGCCGCCTGGGCAATACCTGCGATGCTGCCGACCTGGCCCAGGACACCTTCGTGCGGGTGCTCAAGGCCCGCAATGCCCTGGAGATCCGTGAGCCTCGGCCCTATCTGTCACGGATCGCCAATGGCTTGCTGATCGACCTGTTCCGCCGTCGCTCCCTGGAGCAGGCCTATCTGGAGGCCCTGGCCGAGGTGCCCGAGGCATTGCACCCGTCGCCAGAAGAGCAGGGCATGCTGCTGCAGGCCCTGATGGAAGTCGACCGCTTGCTCGACGGGCTGGGGGCCAAGGTCAAGCAGGCCTTCCTGCTGTCCCAGTGCGATGGCCTGACCTACGAGCAGATCGCCGTGCGCCTGGGGGTGTCGGTACGTAGCGTCAACAACTACATGGCCAAGGCGATGGAGCATTGCTGCCTGATGCAGATGCGGATGCAACGCGGATGA
- a CDS encoding 2,3-butanediol dehydrogenase translates to MRAAVWHGRHDIRVEDVPLPDAPPAGWVQIRVDWCGICGSDLHEYVAGPVFIPVEAPHPLTGIKGQCILGHEFCGEIVALGEGVRGFSVGQPVAADACQHCGTCYYCTHGLYNICENLAFTGLMNNGAFAELVNVPANLLYALPDNFPAEAGALIEPLAVGMHAVKKAGSLLGQNVVVVGAGTIGLCTIMCAKAAGAAQVIALEMSGARKAKALEVGASHVLDPKECDALAEVKRLTGGLGADVSFECIGNKHTAKLAIDLIRKAGKCVLVGIFEEPSEFNFFELVATEKQLLGALAYNGEFADVIAFIADGRLDITPLVTGRIQLEDIVGQGFEELVNNKEHNVKIIVSPGLL, encoded by the coding sequence ATGCGCGCCGCGGTCTGGCACGGCCGCCACGATATCCGCGTCGAGGACGTGCCGCTGCCCGACGCGCCGCCTGCCGGCTGGGTGCAGATCCGCGTCGACTGGTGCGGCATCTGCGGCTCCGACCTGCACGAATACGTGGCCGGGCCGGTGTTCATTCCGGTGGAGGCGCCGCACCCGCTGACCGGGATCAAGGGCCAGTGCATCCTCGGCCACGAGTTCTGCGGCGAGATCGTTGCCCTCGGTGAAGGGGTCCGGGGTTTCAGTGTTGGCCAGCCGGTGGCGGCGGACGCCTGCCAGCATTGCGGCACCTGCTACTACTGCACCCATGGGCTGTACAACATCTGCGAAAACCTGGCCTTCACCGGGCTGATGAACAACGGCGCCTTCGCTGAATTGGTCAACGTGCCGGCCAACCTGCTGTACGCCTTGCCGGACAACTTTCCCGCCGAGGCCGGGGCCCTGATCGAGCCGCTGGCGGTGGGCATGCACGCGGTGAAGAAGGCCGGCAGTTTGCTCGGGCAGAACGTGGTGGTGGTCGGCGCCGGCACCATCGGCCTGTGCACCATCATGTGTGCCAAGGCCGCAGGCGCGGCCCAGGTGATCGCCCTGGAAATGTCCGGTGCGCGCAAGGCCAAGGCCCTGGAGGTGGGCGCCAGCCATGTGCTCGATCCCAAGGAATGCGACGCCCTGGCCGAGGTCAAGCGCCTGACCGGCGGGCTGGGGGCCGATGTCAGCTTTGAGTGCATCGGCAACAAGCACACCGCCAAGCTGGCCATCGACCTGATCCGCAAGGCCGGCAAGTGCGTGCTGGTGGGGATTTTCGAAGAGCCCAGCGAGTTCAACTTCTTCGAGTTGGTGGCCACCGAGAAACAGCTGCTGGGGGCCCTGGCCTACAACGGCGAGTTCGCCGACGTGATCGCCTTCATCGCCGATGGCCGCCTGGATATCACGCCGCTGGTGACCGGGCGCATCCAGCTGGAGGACATCGTCGGCCAGGGCTTCGAAGAGCTGGTCAACAACAAGGAGCACAACGTCAAGATCATCGTTTCACCAGGCCTGCTCTAG
- the hemB gene encoding porphobilinogen synthase, translating into MSSQFPEARPRRLRRSEQLRSLFQETEFTLNDLVLPIFVEEEIDDFVPIKSMPGVMRIPESRLAGEIERYARAGIKSVMTFGVSHHLDCDGSDTWQENGLVSRMSRIIKGAVPEMVVMSDTCFCEYTEHGHCGVMHGHEVDNDQTLANLGKQAVAAARAGADVIAPSAAMDGQVQAIRRALDAAGFTQTPIMAYSTKFASALYGPFREAGGSALKGDRKSYQMNPMNRREAVRESLLDEQEGADSLMVKPAGAYLDIIRDIREASRLPVAAYQVSGEYAMIKFGAQAGAIDEQRVVRESLGSIKRAGADLIFTYFAMDLALAGI; encoded by the coding sequence ATGTCCAGCCAGTTCCCTGAAGCCCGTCCTCGTCGCCTGCGTCGTTCCGAACAACTGCGCAGCCTGTTCCAGGAAACCGAATTCACCCTCAACGATCTGGTGCTGCCGATCTTCGTCGAGGAGGAAATCGACGATTTCGTACCGATCAAGAGCATGCCCGGGGTGATGCGCATTCCGGAATCCAGGCTCGCGGGTGAAATCGAGCGCTACGCCCGGGCCGGGATCAAGTCGGTGATGACCTTCGGCGTCTCCCATCACCTGGACTGCGACGGCAGCGACACCTGGCAGGAGAACGGCCTGGTGTCGCGCATGTCGCGCATCATCAAGGGCGCGGTGCCGGAGATGGTGGTGATGTCCGACACCTGCTTCTGCGAGTACACCGAGCACGGCCATTGCGGCGTGATGCACGGCCATGAAGTGGACAACGACCAGACCCTGGCCAACCTCGGCAAGCAGGCCGTGGCCGCGGCCCGTGCCGGTGCCGACGTGATCGCGCCGTCGGCGGCGATGGACGGCCAGGTCCAGGCCATTCGCCGGGCCCTGGACGCCGCCGGTTTCACCCAGACGCCGATCATGGCCTATTCCACCAAGTTCGCCTCGGCGCTTTACGGTCCGTTCCGCGAAGCCGGTGGCAGCGCGCTCAAGGGCGATCGCAAGAGCTACCAGATGAACCCGATGAACCGCCGCGAAGCAGTGCGCGAATCGCTGCTGGACGAACAGGAAGGCGCCGACTCGCTGATGGTCAAGCCGGCGGGCGCCTACCTCGACATCATCCGCGACATCCGTGAAGCCTCGCGCCTGCCGGTCGCGGCGTACCAGGTCAGCGGCGAGTACGCGATGATCAAGTTCGGTGCCCAGGCCGGTGCCATCGACGAGCAGCGCGTGGTACGCGAGAGCCTGGGCTCGATCAAGCGTGCTGGCGCCGACCTGATCTTCACCTACTTCGCGATGGACCTGGCCCTGGCCGGGATCTGA
- a CDS encoding PhzF family phenazine biosynthesis protein has translation MSSLGFKQVDVFSSTPFKGNPVAVVFDADELDEKQMATFANWTNLSETTFILKPRDPRADYRLRIFTTQEELPFAGHPTLGSCHAWLESGGVPQGEEIIQECAVGLVRIRRQERQLAFLAPPLLRSGPVAAELLEQVRLGLRLAPGAIVAAQWVDNGAGWLAVMLAKRQQVLELQPDYPALTGLAVGVIAPCDSLRDDTDAQFEVRAFIAGDGMLEDPATGSLNAGIAQWLLGAGLAPSRYRVSQGLSMGRAGCIEVEQVGDEVWIGGTAQTCIEGRLGRLPENVRQCGHASSATEPGRP, from the coding sequence ATGAGTTCCCTGGGCTTCAAGCAGGTCGATGTCTTCAGCTCCACGCCTTTCAAGGGCAATCCCGTGGCCGTGGTGTTCGATGCCGACGAACTCGACGAGAAGCAGATGGCGACCTTCGCCAACTGGACCAACCTCAGCGAAACCACCTTCATCCTCAAGCCTCGCGACCCGCGGGCCGACTATCGCCTGCGGATCTTCACCACCCAGGAGGAGTTGCCGTTCGCCGGCCATCCGACCCTGGGCAGTTGCCACGCCTGGCTGGAGTCCGGTGGCGTGCCCCAGGGTGAGGAGATCATCCAGGAATGCGCGGTAGGCCTGGTGCGCATTCGCCGCCAGGAGCGGCAGCTGGCATTCCTGGCACCGCCCTTGTTGCGCTCCGGGCCGGTGGCGGCCGAACTGCTGGAACAGGTGCGCCTGGGCCTGCGCCTGGCCCCCGGGGCGATCGTCGCGGCCCAGTGGGTCGACAATGGCGCCGGCTGGCTGGCGGTGATGCTCGCCAAGCGTCAGCAGGTGCTGGAACTGCAGCCGGATTACCCGGCGTTGACCGGGCTGGCGGTGGGGGTGATCGCGCCTTGTGACTCTCTGCGCGACGACACCGATGCGCAGTTCGAGGTGCGAGCCTTCATCGCCGGCGACGGCATGCTCGAGGACCCGGCCACCGGCAGCCTGAACGCCGGCATTGCCCAGTGGTTGCTCGGGGCGGGGCTGGCGCCGTCGCGCTACCGTGTCAGCCAGGGACTGAGCATGGGGCGCGCCGGGTGCATCGAGGTGGAGCAGGTGGGCGACGAGGTGTGGATCGGTGGCACGGCGCAGACGTGCATCGAAGGGCGCCTGGGTCGTCTTCCGGAAAACGTTCGCCAGTGCGGCCATGCCTCCTCGGCCACTGAACCGGGGCGTCCATGA